The Vitis vinifera cultivar Pinot Noir 40024 chromosome 7, ASM3070453v1 genomic interval GAGGAAGATATGGGCTCACTGTGAAATGAGCACTGGTGTTGAGGAAAGGATTTATTTGTGGACAAGGAAAAAGCGTAAAGTAACTGATTTGCTTGATCTTAATACATATCCTGAGGATGGGTTTTTATTAGGTAAAGAGGTGAATCCAGAACCAGCCACACATCAATTGTCAAGGCAAGCAAAGTCTGTGAAAAGCAGAAGGGAAAATAAGCTTTTGCTCCCTCTGGTTGCTAACGGGAAGAAGTCTGTTGCTCCAAAATCTGGAGGAAAAGGGTTTCTGAAAATGAAGGCTTCTGTCAACGGTTCATCTGAAAAACACAATGGGACTCTGGAACAGTCTTATTCTGCACCCAGAGGGGTATTGAAAATGGTACATAGAGTTCCTTCCATGCAACCAAAACATTCAAGAGTGGTGTCAACACAACAGCAATCAACCTTGTTGGTCAAGGACTTGCCAGTGTATACTCACCAGTGGGATGCAGGTGGCTTTTGTGAGACACCCTTTTTGTGGCAGAAGGTTGGTTGTGGCGAAGTCCATAGAACTTCCAAGCAACCTTGGTGTATTCAAAGTCAGCAGGAATCTGAGCATCTTAGAATTACTACTGGATCAAGTAGACATCCAGAAAGCATTGTCAGAAAGGTAAAGAGGGAAAGGAATCCCTCACTGGATGATACTGTTGATTTAGGAGAACACAAACTGTGTGGGGGCGATGCTGGCATCTGGAAGGGAGATAAAATAGGTCCCAAAGGGGAACATGAACCATCAATGGATTCCAAGGAAACAAGATGTGCTTATAGTAGTGAAAACTTGAGGCAGAGTTTGGGAATGGAAGATACAGAACTTCCAATGAGATCCTTGGCGTGCCACCCATTTGGTGTCCAGTGCTATGAGCAGAACTGGCACATTGAACCCATGCAAAAAGGCACCATTATGCAACCAGGAATTCCTGCAGTCATGTCAGGGATTCCAGACATTGGCAATGAGGAGCAGGAAAAATTTATGGTGTCTTCAAATCAAATGAAGAACCAAGTTGATGTAGGTGTTGGAGGATCGGAGAAGCTATACAAGCAGCCAAGTGCTCTCAAGGGTTTTCAAAATGACCTTGTGCTTCCCTTAACGTACAAGCGAAGGAAGACTCGTGCAAAGCTTAACTCAACAGACTCTGTCAAGCCACTAACAGTAGGAGCTGATTTGAAGTCTGCAACTCCAAAGGAAGCAAATCGTGCAAAAGCAGTGAAGATTATGTTCAAGGGCTGGAAAGAACAGTCTCTGGACAAGAAATCTTGAATAGCTGATATGCCCTTCTCTATCCGCAGGACTAAAAATATGTACAGGCACAAATATTGGTGTCAAACATTAGGGTATAATCTCGACAGTTTTGAAGCTTGTCTGTGACGGGctttgtttattaaatttttcaaaGGAGATCCTGAAAGATGTACTCACTTCAGTTCCAACACTGATAAGTTTATGCCCATCTTGATCTGTTCCTCCTATACCTACTATTGGGATGTTTCATTTTTGGTGAAATTCTTCTCTTTCTCCTCAGAGTATGCTGTTAAATTGTGAATAGAAAGATGTTCAACTTGGAGATGACCAAGTTGTTGGAAACATATTCTAGTATGTGTCtaatttttctcttatattcATTTGTTTCACTCCTGTTGGGGCTTTGATGTAAAATGTCTCATTATCTATGGAATGgagaaaatctcatttttcactAGTTTTGATACCTTCATACAACATGCATCTGAAGAACCATTGAAGATGATGGCCTGTTATTTAAATTTGATCCTCTTGTTTGGCCAAAATGTTTCCTATCACCAAATTTGATCCTCACCCTGTTAGTGTCATCAAGTTTTCATGGGAGGAATATGGAAATGGAATTATTCATAAACTTTGGGGTGTACCTTCTGAAACGATATCAAAATGACTTGATATTTGTCCTTTAGATGCTCAACCCACAAGAGATTAAAGGACACCGCAGTTACGTTACCTGACAACTtgaatgtttttctttgttcttgtaTTGTCCCCTTTGGTGATTCCTTGGATTGTCCTAGTTTAATCCTGGTAAGGGGTGGTCCAAACTAGGCTGCCCTTCTCTATTGGTCAAAACTCGCCAATAAGGGTACTAGAATTCACATTGCCTTCATCTAATAGGTTAACCTTTTTATAAGCTTTTTCAGTGATATAATGTAGAAAACCtttaaagagataaaaaaaaccatggGTGAAtcacaattacaaaatttgttggaaagaaaatattgaatacAAGGACTTACTTTACCCAAGACCTCCAATCTTCTCTCTGATTGTTTGTATAGATAAAAAACAAGTGTAGAAATGATAAAAAGGGTTTTACCGTACAGAAAAGGAACGAGTGTAGGGATAACATAAAATCAATCAACACATTTTGTTGGGAAATTTCTCACTCAAATATGATATTTAacttgaatattattttttttttcaaataaacaaacactCCCTAATATAGAA includes:
- the LOC104879814 gene encoding uncharacterized protein LOC104879814; translated protein: MGIQKIGRHVSGVSSNRRRVSSSSNVDNMVLEENQASGTSFEDDSDDCEFAEVRCELGMVEGQLCNIPFELYDLPDLREILSLDTWNSCLTEDERFYLSSYLPDMDQQTFWLTMKELLGGSDIFFGSPLDIFFNRLKGGFYPPKVAWFREGLQFLQRIKYYHSLRFYHDSMTQMFINMRKIWAHCEMSTGVEERIYLWTRKKRKVTDLLDLNTYPEDGFLLGKEVNPEPATHQLSRQAKSVKSRRENKLLLPLVANGKKSVAPKSGGKGFLKMKASVNGSSEKHNGTLEQSYSAPRGVLKMVHRVPSMQPKHSRVVSTQQQSTLLVKDLPVYTHQWDAGGFCETPFLWQKVGCGEVHRTSKQPWCIQSQQESEHLRITTGSSRHPESIVRKVKRERNPSLDDTVDLGEHKLCGGDAGIWKGDKIGPKGEHEPSMDSKETRCAYSSENLRQSLGMEDTELPMRSLACHPFGVQCYEQNWHIEPMQKGTIMQPGIPAVMSGIPDIGNEEQEKFMVSSNQMKNQVDVGVGGSEKLYKQPSALKGFQNDLVLPLTYKRRKTRAKLNSTDSVKPLTVGADLKSATPKEANRAKAVKIMFKGWKEQSLDKKS